The genomic region ATGGTGGAAACAAGGAAACACATTGAGTATCAGTTGGTCTATCGTTTAATAAAGTTGTCACGAGTTTTACTGGTTGCAACGGCTAGTGTTGGAAGGAGTTTTTCTTCAATGAAGCTTGTGAAGAAAGAATTGCGTAATAGGATGGGTGATGGATACATGAACGATTCTTGGATTTGTTACATTGAAAAAGAGTTTTTACAACAAATTTTCGTTGTGAGTGTAATGCAACGTTTTCAAAAGATGACAACTCGTCGTCAATAATTTTAggtagttttttttatttgtaaagaCTATCGTATTTTATATTatgtgtttttaaatttctaatgacgaatttattttaattattgtATCGTACTTTTATTATGTGATGAACCTTACCGATCACTGTCGAACCGACCTGAAATTTTTTATGTTCAGTCATATGAAAAAAGTGAATCTAATGAAAAAAAATGTTGAATCCGTGACTGTTGGTGTTGAAAAAATAGTTTTATATGTAGGTATTAAAAAGGCAAGATAATGGcacaaaatccaaaaaaaaaaaacaattgcaACAAAAGTAGCCAAAATGTGCATATGAGTTATGACTGCATAAATATTAAATGGTTTCAAATCAAATCAACATACAACATTCAAGGTTTCAAAGCTATTTAAACAACTTTAACTGATGTCAATATAATATTACCGCTTCTCCATCTTGCAGTACTTAAAAATGTACATATGATTATGCATAAATGGTTAGAAGGTGGGGATGAAGTTCATCATTTTCAGACCATCATGAAAGGTTATTtatctcacacacacacacaaaaaaaaaaaaaaaaaaaaatccaaaacaaGCACCACACAATATGTACAATCATGGCATGTTAATTTTTTAAATTCACTTAAGTTTTTACAATTGTTTAAAACCCATCAAAACAGCACAATCAATCATATACCATAACTTATTCAGAACTCAGTCAAATACAAATATACACTTGGATGTTGCTACTTTAATTTCGACTAATTATTTACCGaaataagattaaaaaaaatcatatatatttAAGAGAGGTAAAATAATCAactaaaaatttatttaaaaagagtATATATTATATTTCACAACTTTATATGAAATACTTTTAGCAAAATCTGAAAATATGTGATATCAAAATATGACAACAAACAAGCCAGATACAATGTCAAATCTTTATGGCATTTTTACACCATTATTAAATGAACTGTTTATATGATTAGGTGATGCTGGCCCCTACCTGTTGAGTCCATGTCCATTGAACCTTCATTATTATTTTACATAAAATAATTACCATATGGACAAGCATGGAACAttgtaatattatttttttaatgaacATGATTTTCTTGTCCAAAAGAATGATTTGATAGGTTGTGCCATTAAAATATTagattatatataattaaaagagtaaattgctaaaatcgtccatAATGTTTGagcatgtttgtcattttcattcaaaacaatgtttttgtaCAGTATAGTCCCTCACTTCTGGgattttttgacattttcatctaagcatctaatttgctttattttttctatcaaacaattagatgaaaatgacaaaaaatctcaaatctcaaggacgattttggcaaaaaaaaaaaagtcagacATTTGGATTAAAATgtcaaaaatcccaaaagtgaataactatatggtacaaaaaagttgttttgaatgaaaattGCAAACATATCCAAACCTCAGTAACggttttggcaatttactctaattaaaatatttataatttataaaaaattaataaCACCACATTGTACAATACAAGTATATAACTAAAGAAAGCACATAAATAACAAAGTACATTAAACATTTCTCTTCATTATAATCACTAAAAAAGGGTACAAATTTAAGGTAGCAAGAAGATCAACCTGGGAAACAGGACTCTAAAATCCCATCAAAAAACATGAACCATGgttcataaaaaaaaaacaaccacaaAGTTGTTTTTACCATAGCCCAAAAACCAGGTGCACCCTCTTGCATCCTCAAACCGCACAACGGTACTAGACGCTTACAACTGACTCGAACCATAAGACCGCTCGAACCACTAAACTAAACTAGACCCTAAAGTAAAGACCAAGACACCATGACAGGGTTGTGTGTCACCATAGCAGCAGCCGAACCGTCTTGTTTTTGTTCAAAAAAACAAGGGTAAAACCGTCACAAAATTCGCCGTTTGTGACTAGAAAACCAGCTGACTAGCTAAAGATCCACACGAAACCGATACTTTTATTCTTCAGTAAAGGATATCGCACCGCCAAAGATTCTCAACGAGCGAATCGACTAAACTACTGCTGATGAGATTGCATTGCTGGATGTTCAATCCGACTAACGTTTGTCCGAGCTTTTTCAAGAACGGCGCGCTTTTGTTCGAAATCTTGGAGCAACACGAGACGGAAAGGATTTGCAAGCCGATCAAAACACCTTCGGACAAACAACGTAATCCATTATCCGTTACGCAACACTTCGAAACATCAAGATCACTGAGTAAGAAGCAGTAGTCGGAAATTGACGCCAAACTTTCATCGGTGATCCTCCGGCAGCCTTCGAGATTCAAAACTTTTAGGGTTTCACCGTGAATCTTAGCGAGATCGACCACCACTTTGTCGGTCAAGTTTAGGCAGTTGCTTAGGTTGACTTTGACCAGTCCAGCCTGGCAGTTTTCGAGAATCGGGTATAGACCGGAATCGGTTATCCCGCAAAGCCCGCTTAGTTCAAGATTTTGTAGCTGTGGACAAAACGTTCCGAAAATTGCCAACGTTGTGTTTCCGAACCCGATACAATCTCGAATGGTTAAAGATCGAAGCGATTCACATCGAGTCAAATCGGATGTTTCTTGGGCGATATCTTTGATTCCCATACATTTGACTATTGTCAAAGACTTCAATTTTGactttaaagttttcaaaatcccgtgtTGACTGATCCGATTGCATTCTTCCAATTGCAGACATTCAAGAGACTCAGCAGCTTCCGTAAAAGAAACCAATCCCTTATCGGACACGAAGCAACACTTCTTAATCAACATTTGTTTCAACAAACCGCAACCTTTCGCTATTGCTTCAAGGCTCAGATCCGTGATCCCGTAACACGAAACGACAGTTAACGACGTTAGCGATTGAAGACCTTTCGCGCTACCCATCGCCCAAAACCCCTTTTGACTAGCGGTTTGAAGACCGATAAGCGCAAGATTGGTAATTGATTTCCCGTAATGCCCGATCACAGCTAAGGAGAAGTCGGTTATGTTTAACGATTGAAGTTTCACTTTCTTCAAAACCGACGAAAGCGACGACAAGAGAGTAGCAACTCCCTGGTCACCAACATTCGGGCAGTCTTTGATCGTAATCGATTGTAGATTCGGGCAGCATCGGGCAACGGCTTGAAGACTCTCGTTTCC from Helianthus annuus cultivar XRQ/B chromosome 10, HanXRQr2.0-SUNRISE, whole genome shotgun sequence harbors:
- the LOC110886713 gene encoding EIN3-binding F-box protein 2, giving the protein MPALVNYRGDDDYHTGGSLCSKDSTRLLSFYGSPCKRQRISDSYFHFLEEEKKPSIEVLPDEILYEIFRRLSGGQARSAAACVSSRWLTVLSNVRTSEMVHDVHEPSDDVEMVQENDGFLTRCLEGKKATDRRLQSVAVGTSARGGLGKLSVRGSNKVTKIGLTAIAHGCPSLKVLSLWNVPSIGDESLIEISKECRLLEKLDLSHCNSISNKGISAIAQNCPNLSSLTIESCINVGNESLQAVARCCPNLQSITIKDCPNVGDQGVATLLSSLSSVLKKVKLQSLNITDFSLAVIGHYGKSITNLALIGLQTASQKGFWAMGSAKGLQSLTSLTVVSCYGITDLSLEAIAKGCGLLKQMLIKKCCFVSDKGLVSFTEAAESLECLQLEECNRISQHGILKTLKSKLKSLTIVKCMGIKDIAQETSDLTRCESLRSLTIRDCIGFGNTTLAIFGTFCPQLQNLELSGLCGITDSGLYPILENCQAGLVKVNLSNCLNLTDKVVVDLAKIHGETLKVLNLEGCRRITDESLASISDYCFLLSDLDVSKCCVTDNGLRCLSEGVLIGLQILSVSCCSKISNKSAPFLKKLGQTLVGLNIQQCNLISSSLVDSLVENLWRCDILY